The Opitutales bacterium ASA1 genome window below encodes:
- the nox gene encoding NADH dehydrogenase — MNKDNRHTLSFGTSFAHLAENRRATRAFTDESIDEQQLESILETAGVAPSGYNLQPWRFVVVRDEKNRKNLARAAFGQKKIEEAPVVIVAFGRKKAWDEHIDQIFADAAAAGAISDSHLEDQKARAREFVSGLPIAVWLNRHVMIAFTHLMLAAEALGWETAPMEGFDPDKVAACVALPDDAEVVALLAVGRRKGEAPFPGRLGLAEYVYSETHDTPWRSTDD; from the coding sequence ATGAACAAAGACAACCGCCACACCCTGTCCTTTGGGACGTCCTTCGCCCATCTCGCGGAAAACCGTCGTGCCACTCGCGCCTTCACCGACGAATCGATCGACGAGCAACAGCTCGAGAGCATCCTTGAAACCGCCGGCGTGGCCCCGTCCGGCTACAACCTGCAACCGTGGCGCTTCGTCGTGGTCCGGGACGAGAAGAACCGCAAAAACCTCGCTCGGGCCGCGTTCGGCCAGAAGAAGATCGAGGAAGCACCGGTGGTGATCGTGGCGTTCGGTCGCAAGAAGGCGTGGGACGAACACATCGACCAGATCTTCGCCGACGCCGCTGCGGCAGGCGCGATTTCCGACTCTCACTTGGAAGACCAGAAGGCGCGCGCGAGAGAGTTCGTCTCCGGCCTGCCGATCGCCGTTTGGCTCAACCGCCACGTCATGATCGCCTTCACCCATCTCATGTTGGCCGCCGAAGCGCTCGGGTGGGAAACCGCACCGATGGAAGGATTCGATCCCGACAAGGTGGCCGCGTGCGTCGCACTCCCCGACGATGCGGAGGTCGTCGCTCTTCTCGCCGTCGGTCGACGCAAGGGCGAAGCTCCGTTTCCCGGACGCCTCGGACTCGCCGAGTACGTGTATTCGGAAACCCACGACACGCCTTGGCGCTCCACCGACGACTGA
- a CDS encoding response regulator transcription factor — protein sequence MTLASSKSPAAPVANPERKRYKVVLVDDHPVTCQGVAALVSQSRDMVVVGQASSAPAGLALIQEHEPELAVVDVSLRGTSGIEFVKSALAIHPRLLVLMMSMYDEMLYAPRAFKAGARGYIMKHEASETIVDALHGIIDGKAYISTRLKEKLAESMLSSRNSAVEDSVQKLSDREMEVFQLVGDGYTTRQIAKRLNLSVKTIDSYREHLKVKLNLPDAPNLLQHAIRWTKAKHLA from the coding sequence ATGACCCTCGCCTCCTCGAAATCGCCCGCAGCGCCGGTCGCGAACCCAGAACGCAAACGGTACAAGGTGGTGCTCGTCGATGATCACCCCGTCACCTGCCAGGGAGTCGCGGCTCTCGTCTCGCAGAGCCGCGACATGGTAGTGGTCGGCCAAGCCTCGAGCGCGCCCGCAGGTCTCGCGTTGATCCAAGAACACGAGCCCGAGCTGGCGGTGGTCGACGTGTCGCTGCGCGGCACGAGCGGTATCGAATTCGTCAAGAGCGCACTCGCCATCCACCCCCGACTGCTCGTCTTGATGATGTCGATGTACGACGAGATGCTCTACGCTCCGCGTGCGTTCAAGGCGGGGGCGCGCGGCTACATCATGAAGCACGAGGCGAGCGAGACGATCGTCGACGCGCTGCACGGGATCATCGATGGCAAGGCCTACATCAGCACGCGATTGAAGGAGAAACTCGCGGAGTCGATGCTCTCCAGCCGCAACTCCGCGGTCGAAGATTCGGTACAGAAGCTGAGCGATCGAGAGATGGAGGTGTTTCAACTCGTCGGCGACGGTTACACGACACGCCAGATCGCCAAGCGCCTCAATCTGAGCGTCAAAACGATCGACTCGTACCGCGAGCATCTGAAGGTGAAACTCAACCTGCCCGATGCCCCCAATCTCCTCCAGCATGCGATCCGCTGGACCAAGGCGAAGCACCTAGCCTGA
- a CDS encoding exopolysaccharide biosynthesis protein — MSSRISKKKPKTLAAIVDALDEAADDGDEVAIADMLEAVGRRSFAPVLLMAGLIAVSPMSGIPGVPSVVATMVATVSLQVLFGRERLWLPRWVTRRTITRDRFRRGLKALRKPSRVVDRFIRPRWEFFTHDIGMHAMAAMVVLLALTMPPLEIVPFAASTAGAAISAFALSLLAHDGVLAVVAFVLTGTAATLMFRALFG; from the coding sequence ATGTCCTCCAGAATCTCGAAAAAGAAACCCAAGACGTTGGCCGCGATCGTCGACGCGCTGGACGAAGCCGCCGATGACGGAGACGAAGTAGCGATAGCCGACATGCTGGAGGCCGTGGGCCGACGATCGTTCGCACCAGTACTCCTCATGGCCGGACTGATCGCCGTCTCGCCGATGAGCGGCATCCCGGGAGTGCCTTCGGTGGTGGCCACGATGGTGGCCACCGTTTCGTTGCAGGTGCTCTTCGGACGCGAGCGCCTGTGGTTGCCGCGATGGGTGACGCGGCGCACCATCACACGCGATCGTTTTCGACGCGGGCTGAAGGCGCTACGCAAACCCTCTCGCGTCGTGGATCGGTTCATCCGTCCGCGTTGGGAATTCTTCACGCACGACATCGGTATGCACGCGATGGCGGCGATGGTCGTACTCTTGGCGCTGACGATGCCGCCACTCGAGATCGTGCCCTTCGCCGCCAGCACGGCCGGCGCGGCGATCTCGGCCTTCGCGCTGTCGCTGCTCGCTCACGACGGCGTGCTCGCGGTCGTCGCGTTCGTCCTCACCGGCACCGCCGCCACGCTGATGTTTCGTGCCCTGTTCGGATGA
- a CDS encoding DUF2892 domain-containing protein, which translates to MNAKQSHDESERELIRLRTAPEINARIDRGIEKNIRYYAARPKEELGRRLRELDAEWDIERALQANAATIGLLGLSFGILKSRRWLALPVGVLGFLLMHSIQGWCPPVPVMRRAGIRTRSEIDREKFALQYLRGDFEGIGESESDVNDAVAVAVENRT; encoded by the coding sequence ATGAACGCAAAGCAATCGCACGACGAAAGCGAGAGGGAGTTGATCCGCTTGCGCACCGCGCCGGAAATCAACGCGAGGATCGATCGCGGCATCGAGAAGAACATCCGCTACTACGCGGCCCGGCCGAAGGAGGAGCTGGGCCGACGGCTCCGCGAACTCGACGCGGAGTGGGACATCGAGCGTGCGCTCCAGGCGAACGCCGCCACGATAGGTTTGCTGGGGCTTTCGTTCGGCATTCTGAAGTCGCGCCGTTGGCTCGCGTTGCCCGTGGGCGTGCTCGGATTTCTCCTCATGCATTCCATTCAAGGGTGGTGTCCGCCCGTGCCGGTGATGCGGCGAGCCGGGATCCGTACGCGCTCCGAGATCGATCGTGAGAAGTTCGCGCTGCAGTACTTGCGTGGGGATTTCGAGGGCATCGGCGAGAGCGAGTCCGACGTGAACGACGCGGTCGCCGTCGCGGTCGAGAATCGCACCTGA
- a CDS encoding YecH family protein, whose protein sequence is MTASIHGHEVIRMMIDSGRSFTAAELAHAIADRFGHDARFHTCSADDLDAHGLIEFLAARGKFLAAPAEAGLRIDEDAVCHHDGDHDHRH, encoded by the coding sequence ATGACCGCCAGCATTCACGGACACGAAGTCATCCGCATGATGATCGACTCCGGCCGCTCGTTCACCGCCGCCGAACTCGCACACGCGATCGCCGACCGCTTCGGCCACGACGCGCGCTTCCACACCTGCTCCGCCGACGATCTCGACGCCCACGGTCTGATCGAATTCCTCGCCGCCCGCGGCAAGTTTCTCGCCGCGCCCGCCGAAGCCGGCCTCCGCATCGACGAAGACGCCGTCTGCCACCACGACGGCGACCACGATCACCGGCACTGA
- a CDS encoding CBS domain-containing protein, whose amino-acid sequence MNGTVRTCYRCDVKTEELMTRDVRCIGPGANLIEAAALMRQLDVGALPICDDDRLSGMITDRDLVVRGVAEKRDPLTTTVGEVMSDGVIYGFADQDADEVARIMHDHKIRRLPIVNREKRLVGIVALADVAGHMDRRTTGTITKAVSEPHEPSS is encoded by the coding sequence ATGAACGGGACGGTCCGCACGTGCTACCGTTGCGACGTGAAGACGGAAGAACTCATGACCCGTGACGTGCGCTGCATCGGTCCCGGTGCCAATCTGATCGAAGCGGCCGCGCTCATGCGGCAACTCGACGTCGGAGCCCTCCCTATTTGCGACGACGATCGGTTGTCGGGCATGATCACCGATCGCGATCTCGTGGTCCGTGGCGTCGCGGAGAAGCGAGATCCGCTCACGACCACGGTCGGGGAAGTCATGTCGGACGGAGTGATATACGGTTTCGCCGATCAAGACGCGGACGAGGTCGCCCGTATCATGCACGACCACAAGATACGACGTCTCCCGATCGTGAATCGAGAGAAGCGTCTGGTCGGCATCGTGGCGCTGGCGGACGTGGCCGGTCACATGGACCGCCGCACGACCGGAACGATTACGAAGGCCGTGTCGGAACCGCACGAACCATCGAGCTGA
- a CDS encoding FdhF/YdeP family oxidoreductase, protein MKPIDRDTAPSPTGKGPLKPVRSRGKPVQGEREKTAAGWKAVGESIAYGIRRAGIANSLRTFGRLNQVHGFDCQSCAWPNPDDDRSYAEFCENGFKAVAYEADPNVLGPEFFRTYSIADLAAKSDTGLGEQGRLARPLVRREGATHYEPIEWEDAFALLADALRALDSPDEAVFYTSGRTSNETAFLYQLFARAFGTNNLPDCSNMCHESSSVAMPPMLGIAKACVKLEDVERAEAVFIFGQNPGSNHPRMLTALQKMKERGGKLVFVNPMPETGAFRFKNPQDLLHPTRVPRFLFGRGTELADLWLPVRVNGDLALLQGIMKEMSEHEDRAPGTVFDRDFIEHYTEGLEGLLRQLRSVSWETIEADSGLPRASIREAAAVAMGAKSIVACWCMGLTQHKNSVATIQEVINFLLLRGNIGRPGAGPCPVRGHSNVQGDRTMGVWDKSPPEFLDRIAAELGFEPPRHHGLDTVGAIRAMHARRVGVLFCLGGNLLSAPSDTHYTAEALRRCRLTAHVSIKLNRAHLVTGRTALILPCLGRTEIDRQATGEQFQTVEDTMGVINPTRGVIEPVADTLRSETWIVAHLAKAVLGPKHPIDWDACVADYGHVRNLIEKVVAGFPAFDARIREGTFYLPNPPRDERRFETPSGRAVFIPHSLTRLAVPEGAFLLTTIRSHDQFNTTIYAEDDRYRGIFNGRRVLFMHEDDVAQAGLMQGELVDITSHHGDERRHAHGFMIAPYPIARGCVATYYPEGNVLVPIGSTADESNCPTSKSTIVTLRPSAEQSIPRPDETDALRGTP, encoded by the coding sequence ATGAAACCGATCGACCGCGACACTGCACCCTCTCCCACCGGTAAAGGCCCGTTGAAGCCCGTCCGCTCGCGCGGAAAGCCCGTGCAAGGCGAACGCGAGAAGACCGCCGCCGGCTGGAAGGCGGTCGGCGAGTCGATCGCCTACGGCATACGGCGCGCCGGAATCGCCAACTCGTTGCGGACGTTCGGCCGCCTCAACCAAGTGCACGGCTTCGATTGCCAGAGTTGCGCTTGGCCGAACCCCGACGACGATCGCAGCTACGCCGAGTTCTGCGAAAACGGTTTCAAGGCCGTCGCCTACGAAGCCGACCCGAACGTGCTCGGGCCCGAGTTCTTCCGCACGTATTCGATCGCCGACCTCGCGGCCAAGAGCGACACGGGGCTGGGCGAACAAGGACGCCTCGCCCGACCGCTCGTGCGACGCGAAGGTGCCACGCACTACGAGCCCATCGAGTGGGAAGACGCCTTCGCTCTGCTGGCCGACGCGCTCCGAGCGCTCGACTCGCCCGACGAAGCCGTCTTCTACACGTCGGGACGCACGAGCAACGAGACCGCGTTTCTTTATCAACTCTTCGCGCGCGCCTTCGGGACGAACAATCTCCCCGACTGTTCGAACATGTGTCACGAATCGAGCAGCGTGGCGATGCCACCGATGCTCGGCATCGCGAAGGCATGCGTGAAACTGGAGGACGTGGAACGCGCCGAGGCCGTATTCATCTTCGGTCAGAACCCCGGCTCGAACCATCCGCGCATGCTCACCGCCCTGCAGAAGATGAAGGAGCGCGGCGGCAAACTGGTCTTCGTCAACCCGATGCCCGAGACGGGCGCGTTTCGCTTCAAGAACCCTCAGGACCTGCTCCATCCCACACGCGTGCCGCGCTTCCTTTTCGGACGGGGCACGGAGCTCGCCGATCTCTGGTTGCCCGTGCGAGTGAACGGCGACCTCGCACTGCTCCAAGGCATCATGAAGGAGATGTCGGAGCATGAAGACCGCGCTCCCGGCACGGTGTTCGATCGCGACTTCATCGAGCACTACACCGAAGGCCTAGAGGGGTTGCTGCGACAACTTCGCTCCGTGTCGTGGGAAACCATCGAGGCCGACTCCGGTTTGCCGCGCGCGAGCATCCGCGAAGCCGCCGCCGTCGCCATGGGCGCGAAGAGCATCGTCGCCTGTTGGTGCATGGGACTGACGCAGCACAAGAACTCGGTCGCGACCATTCAAGAGGTGATCAACTTCCTGCTCCTGCGCGGAAACATCGGACGCCCCGGCGCAGGACCCTGTCCCGTGCGCGGCCACTCGAACGTGCAGGGCGATCGCACCATGGGCGTCTGGGACAAGTCGCCCCCGGAGTTCCTCGATCGAATCGCCGCTGAGCTCGGATTCGAACCACCCCGTCACCACGGACTGGATACGGTGGGGGCGATTCGAGCGATGCATGCGCGGCGGGTCGGCGTACTCTTCTGCCTCGGAGGCAACCTGCTCTCCGCGCCTTCCGACACCCACTACACGGCGGAGGCGCTGCGGCGTTGTCGGCTCACCGCGCACGTCTCGATCAAGTTGAACCGCGCGCATCTCGTCACCGGTCGCACGGCACTGATCCTCCCGTGCCTCGGCCGGACCGAGATCGATCGTCAGGCCACCGGCGAGCAGTTCCAGACGGTCGAGGACACCATGGGCGTGATCAATCCGACCCGCGGTGTGATCGAACCCGTCGCGGACACGCTGCGCAGCGAGACGTGGATCGTGGCGCACCTCGCGAAAGCTGTCCTCGGACCGAAACACCCGATCGATTGGGACGCGTGCGTGGCCGACTACGGACACGTGCGCAATCTGATCGAAAAGGTCGTCGCGGGTTTTCCCGCCTTCGACGCACGCATCCGCGAGGGCACGTTCTATCTCCCCAATCCTCCTCGCGACGAACGCCGCTTCGAGACGCCGTCGGGACGCGCCGTGTTCATTCCTCACTCGCTCACCCGCCTCGCAGTTCCGGAAGGCGCTTTTCTCCTCACCACCATCCGCAGCCACGATCAATTCAACACCACGATCTACGCCGAAGACGATCGCTACCGCGGCATCTTCAACGGTCGCCGCGTGCTCTTCATGCACGAGGACGACGTGGCGCAAGCCGGCTTGATGCAGGGAGAGTTGGTCGACATCACGAGCCACCACGGCGATGAGCGTCGCCACGCGCACGGATTCATGATCGCGCCCTATCCCATCGCGCGCGGCTGCGTGGCCACCTATTATCCCGAAGGCAACGTCCTCGTGCCGATCGGAAGCACGGCGGACGAAAGCAACTGCCCCACCTCGAAGTCCACCATCGTGACTCTCCGGCCCTCGGCCGAACAGTCGATCCCCCGACCGGACGAAACCGACGCGCTCCGTGGAACGCCGTGA
- a CDS encoding ferritin-like domain-containing protein: MSKLETLNDLLVHEIKDLYSAENQLLTALPKMAKAATSSALQEAFEEHLEQTKEHVKRLERAMEQLDGSPRGKACKAMQGLIEEGEETIREDAEDSIRDAALIGAAQKVEHYEIAGYGTVVAFAERLGLEEVAEILRTTLDEESETDRKLTSLSESLNAEAEVAKE; encoded by the coding sequence ATGTCCAAACTCGAAACACTGAACGACCTCCTCGTGCACGAGATCAAGGATCTCTACAGCGCCGAGAACCAACTGCTCACGGCACTCCCGAAGATGGCGAAGGCCGCCACCTCGAGCGCACTTCAGGAGGCTTTCGAAGAGCACCTCGAACAAACCAAGGAGCACGTGAAACGTCTCGAACGCGCGATGGAGCAGCTCGACGGCTCGCCTCGCGGAAAGGCCTGCAAGGCCATGCAGGGCCTGATCGAGGAAGGCGAGGAGACGATCCGCGAGGACGCCGAGGATTCCATCCGCGACGCGGCTTTGATCGGGGCCGCGCAGAAGGTGGAGCACTACGAGATCGCCGGCTACGGCACCGTCGTCGCCTTCGCCGAGCGTCTCGGGCTGGAGGAGGTCGCGGAGATCCTCCGCACCACGCTCGACGAAGAGAGCGAAACCGACCGCAAGCTCACCAGTCTCTCCGAATCGCTCAACGCCGAGGCGGAAGTGGCGAAGGAGTGA